In the genome of Montipora capricornis isolate CH-2021 unplaced genomic scaffold, ASM3666992v2 scaffold_182, whole genome shotgun sequence, the window AGGCTTTAATATTCTCTACCTCCTCAGAGGCACAATCATTGACATCAAGCCCAGCAGGTATACTGCATGTAATGTCATCAGCGTATTTAGTCATTAAGGTATTCTGGGAGGTAGGGCCTATATCATTAACCATAATGGTAAAAAGTACAGGCCCCAGAACAGTACCTTGGGGCACACCTCTATTGACAGGCAAAGTCAATAACCCAATTAACAATGTAGGGGTTTATGTCAGGTACTTTCTTACGTTTATCAGTTACTACCCTGTGGGAAACTGAGTCGAATGCTTTTGAGAAGTCAAAAGACAGGACTCTAACAAAGTTAGAATGGCCATCGAGCCATCTCATCCAGAAGTGCTGATTACGTAATAGGGCAGTTTCAGTTGCACAATCCTTCTTATAGGCAAACTGATCTGAATGAATAAAGCGAGAAACTGGTTTCCTCAATTCAAAATCAAGGATTAACCTTTCAAAAAGTCTCATTATAATGTCAGTAACCGATATCGGTCTAAGCTGGTCTAAAGCAGAAATATTGCTGTCCTTAGGAATAGGTCGCACATTTGCAGTCTTCCAGATCTTAGGGACTTGCTGAGAAACTAAGGAAACATTCAAAATATGTGTTATTACAGGTGTTAGTTCCAGGGCATACTCTTTCCAAAACCAAAAAGGCAGTTCATCTGGGCCTGTGGCAGTCCTTTTCACACGTGCTAAAGCCTTGAAGACCGATATTTCATGAATCACAGGAACTTTATGGAGCTCTGGGATAATCTTTAGCAGGGCAGGTTCGACATAACTTATGTCAGTATTGATTGACTGAAAGTGAGTGTTAATATCATTCACATTGAACAAAGATGAGAGATTCATACTTGATCCAACACGTCCAGTTAACTTATCAATCACTTTCCACCAGGACTTGCTGCCCATGTCATGTTTTTGCTTGTTAACCTTAGTCAGATTCAACTGGTTCTCTTTAATAAGCTGGGTAATTCTCGGTTACAAGAAACCGGCCTCCTGTACCATCCCTTTCCTCAGAAGCTTATTCCTTTTCGGCAGGAGGTGTTTTAGTAAAGGTGACATAAAGGAAGGGTCTTTAGATGACATTCTTACCCGTATAGAGGGAAAGCTGTTCTTGAAGTGGTCATGGACGATACAATAAAACTTGTCAATAGCGATGTTGATATCATTTTCAGCAAGGACAGGAGACCAAACAGTGGCCTGCAGTTTCTGTAACATTAAGCTCTTACAATGGTTTCGGGCATCAATAAACTCAACGCCAGATCTCACTGGGGGATTCCATGTCCTGGGGAAAATGAATACACTGAAGTGGTCAGATTTAGTCACACTCTTCGAAGTACACACCTTCCCAAAAATATTCGGTGTATTTGTCAAAAATACATCCAAAATACTGTCATTCCTAGTCGGGGTCTTGACAATGCAAGTTGCGAAAGGCCACTTTTTTGTGTAAGGGATTTCAAATCAAGTTTATTAATGTCACCAGCAATAATTACCCTTGCATTCGGTGAGGTAACAAGAATGCTTTCGCAGGAATTTACTAAGAATTCAATAAAAGCAGTTTCGTGATAATCAAAGGTTGGTGGATGGTAAACCGAGGGAACAAAATAATCTTGATTGGTTGTAGATACCCTTGCCCACAAACATTCGTACTCGTTGTCAGGTACATGTATCTCCTCCATTCTCCAGTCCTTCCTGCACAGAATTGCAACTCCACCGCCTCTCTTGACTGTCCGGTCCTTTCGAAGCATTAAATATCCGTCCGGGGTAACAAGTGAGCTGTCCATATCACTTCGTAGCCACGTCTCAGATAAGCAGCAAAGATCAATCGAATTACTGATCAGTTCTTCCCGAGCAAAGTTCTTCACAAGCGAACGAATATTTAGTACCAGGCACGCAGGAGTTATCCTGGGCAGACTAGCACAATTAGTTAACTGTACAGACGAAGGAACTCGTTTCCGTTTATCAGCACGCGTACGGAAGGATGAATAATTAAATGTATCTCTACGTGCTGATATACGAACAGGAATACGACGTCTACCTCCAAGAGGACCTCGAAACCTCAGCAAAGAACACATTTTTATCGAGTGTAGCACACGATGCGACGGAGCACCACGACCAAGACGTCTGATAGCAAATAACTGGCTCCGAGAGTAAGTTATAGTCTGTTTAGGTAGAATATGTAAATCAGAGGCAGAACGATCATCGCAAGATCTGTGAGTTGAAAGGTTAAAAATTGGACCAGGATTCTTGTCAATATCCATGAAAATAGTAATTTCCAGCGGCGGGTCATGGCCAGGAATGACAAGCGATATCGGACCATGTTTATTCCATTTGCAAAGTGGTAAACATTGTGTTCAATGTAAGTTTATTAGACACAAGGCAATTATTGACTGAATCGATATCACGATTCAAAACTTCTATATGGCTGTTACATGTCAAATGCGTTTCGTCAGCACACTGACCCTTGGTTACGAACTTAATAGACAATTCAGTAAATCACTgatataaataaaaaacaacagAGGACGTCGAGGTATGCCGTAACTAAGACGAATCTTTTCAGATAACAAACCATCATAACAAGGCGTTTTTGCTGCAGGTTTTCTGTATGACCGATTTAAACCATGGATTCCCATAAGTATACCATTATGATAACAACTTAATTTACATAAGGCAATATCATGATCAACTGTATCCAAAGCTAATTTTAAAGTCTAGAAACACGACAACATTTACATTTCCTTTATCAATATTAAAAGCTCAACTACCAGTGGCCTCAAGTAAAGCCGCGGCCTTAGAATGAAGAGACCATAAACCAGATTGATGTAGGGAAACCATGTTATTTTCAGAGAGGTAAAACAACTAGGACACCTAAACATCTAATTTCCTCACctgactgtaaaaaaaaattcacttctagTTGTTTTACGATCATAGAATCATCTAGAGACGCTTATGGTCTTACGTTGAAAGAAGCTATTTATATTTCCCGTTAAAAACCAGAGCTAAACGGGCAGTTACAGCATAGTAatagtttttattgtttttggaaGCAACGGACACatattatgttatgttatgttatgcaATTTTAAATAATCTTTTCAAAAATATAACCGTCATTctaccaactgagatatgaagtCACATAGTTGGGaaaaggtcaatttgttgggctcatgtgtttccGTGAAAGGGCATGatgaaaaaaaagaggaatGACTTTGTAGCACTTCCATCCATCAGGGAAGCTTCCAGTAACTATTGATAAGTTTTTGAAAGTGAACGTGAAAACAAATGAGTACATTCCCCAAGGACTCTTAATTTTGTAGATATCATGCCAAGCCCTGTCGCTTTAGAGGTGCATAATTTAGATAGAAGAAAGCGCATCCACTTTGTTGATGTTAGATGGCTGAAGTTCGAAACGTTTGTCAGTATAGGTAAGGAACTCGCGATAGTGAATTTCACTTACGTCGCTGTGAATCTCACTAGCAAATATGGGTCCTATGCTGGCAAAAGAATTGTTAAAAGCTTCGGACACTTGTTGTGAGTCTAATAGGTGATTTTCATTAGGCTTTGCCTCTTTTAGAGTCAAATTGTTGGAATTTCTAGACGTAAGATCATTGATGGTTTGCCAGGTCTTTTGGGAACTGCTCTTATTATTCTGAAAAGCATTCCGGTAATGTGTTTCTTTAGTAAGTTTACATTTGCTGTTAACAtgattgcattttttttttaatttgcccaGTCCTTTGGGTCGTTTGTAATCGTTGCTTTCCTTTTGATCTTGTGTCTTTCATGCATGCATTTCTTTAACTACGCTATCATCCATTTGACGATCACCCCATTGTTGGGCACCAATTTCAATTCGGAAATTTTCCCTACAAACGTTTTTGAATTAGCTACAATAATAGCCGTATGGCCACATCTAGCTAGATCGTTATACGTCAATTTTACGATACACATAAACAAGACTGTGATCACTTGAGAGACAGGTCTCTTCGTCCACAGGCCGACTATACTCTCATTAGTGGCATTTAGGGAGGGATAAGTCGATTTCTTCGAAAGTTTAAAGCATTCATATTGGTGGGCAAGCTCGTTTGCCTTTACTTTCTTTGATCGGATAAAGTactttttgggaaaaaaaaaaaaaagattaaaaagagTAAACGACCTTAAAGAAACAAGTTGAGTACTAGTCGGGAGTAAAAGAATCCGTGGGTAAATTTTCCTGTGACGTTTGAATTTCGTGTATATTACGAAAATACAGAAATTGCTAGACGAAATGAGAGACATGACAAATAGCTGTATTCAAAAGCATTGAATTCCAAGTATGGTCCTTCAAAATGAGCAGAACATAATGTTACTTTCGTAATACAATAATTCGGTTGTCTATATTTAGCCGAGATTCGCACCTTATTTCTctttgttcatttatttatcaCACCGCTGTACACGCTTGCATGATTGTTTGAAGTCATCTGATTCCGCCTTTTATATAGGCACGTAGTTTTACACAAGGCTGATTGTTGCAACGCTACTTGCTGGTTGCTAGCTATTTCAAGTACCTAtaccttttatttttattttttattagctACCATGGTTACTTGGAGCCAGACTAAAGTAAGTCGTTTTATTCACATTTTCGTTGTTATAGCCGTTAGTTTATTATCGTAATGTGACAtgattattttagtttttacttagttttgtcaagtgaagctatgatcttcgcagttatgaacgcaatttttgcaattgcgtagagaagcctgaaaaattcaggacttcagcggGGTTTgcacccgtgacctcgcgataccggtgcgacgctctacccaactaagctatgaagcaaTGCCACGTGCGTATGTGTCAAGAAAGGCGTTGGCTCATTTAggcttttgctttcttttgctttctagTTCAAACCACAACAAACCAACAAATTTTCAGCACAACAAATCTCATTGCAACCATTTCACAGCTACAAAGACACATCAAATTGCTATTTACCGGTACTCTCAAAGTTTTAATTTAAACCTTTAAATGACCTTCGACCTCTTCTGTTCTCCACTGCTGTTTTTTCGTTACTTcaattaaagtttattttgttttgtcaccGCTGTGCATTGGAATTGTCTGGTTTATCAGCAACCTTTTCTCCCGCTCCACATGTAACTACTACGGGTTTCACATAAGACTGTGTATTTGTTGACAGGTTCGCCAAAACCAAAATATTTTCtcccttggaaaaaaaaataaaataaaaaatcagaAACGCTTACCTTCGGTGGGCAATATGGTGACTATGACCCTGTAATTGTCCGATCCAACAGAGTTAGAGGCCACACACACATAAGCACCGGTAGCCGCTATTGTGGCGTTCTCTAGTATGAAGTGCTCGTTAAAGACAGCTGTGTTCTCCAGAGCATGTCTGTTCTTACTCCAGACTACGGTGGTAGTGGGCATGCCGTCTGCATCACACTTTAAGTACAGCACGTTTCCTTCGTGCACATATACTTCATCTGCTGATCGTGAGGTAATCTTAGGCGGCACTAGAAAGAATTCtgacaaatttgcatttttgccCATTCCCTTTTGCATTAATCTCAATTATTTCTAGAAATGCAGGTAGTTAGATAAACAACCGTCCCGTTAAGGTTAATTATTTACTAACCAAGCGAAAATGAGGGAAAGGGAGGGAGTGTAGGGGCGTTTGTTGTGGTATGTGAATGACAAAGTCGGTTTCCGTGACGTCCTCGCTTACTAAGCTGGACGTCACGATCATACTAACTTATTTGGTATTGTGTAAAGGTTTTCGGAGTCGGCTTCATCGAAGAAGCCATTTAATTCACAACAAAGTTTAGAATCTCTCTTCCACTCCGGGTTTTGAGGCAAGGGGTATCAATTTCCTTGCTTCAGAAAGTCGTTTTAGTTAACAAACCGTAATTTCACTTGTAACGCTTGTTTTTGTGACATCTACAAATTAGTGGCATCCTCATCTCGAAGATGTGATGGTTAGTGCTTGGGATTTGGGCAGGATCTTGTATCACTGTGTAGGCCGTTCCTGGAGTGGCAGTATCTGTTGCAGGTGGTGCAGACGTGCCTTGTGGAATCGCGCACAGAGGCTGCTTTGATTTGAGCGGAGCTGTTTTGACGCTCGTAGGGCCGGTGGCAGTTTTGATGCCATTTTACATTTTGCGTGACCACAGGCCGCTGCTAGCTGGATTTTGGCGCATAGTTTCTGCCAGTACTAGTTGGCACAGCGGCGGGCGGTCAGCTGGGCCTTGCTCCTAGCTGATCGAAGGGCATCACATGTGCTTGGGGAAGGGTTCTGCTTGTGAGCCAGCATCGCTTTTCTCTCGGCCTCCGTGACTGGCTGCATTTCTTCCCAGCAAGCCTCGAACCAGTCAGCATTCTTGCGGTCTTTCTTGCTTAATGCAGTTTTTGCTGAGTCGTAGATGGCATCACGGAGGTGAGACCATTTGGCATCCGGGTTGCTGGTTGTTGGTTGCGCAGCAAGTTTCTCCTCGAGCCTGTCAGCAAAGCTCTGAGCCTTAATGTGGTCTAAAGTGCCACAGGTTTTGATGTGGGGGCGACCCTTGATCTTGCCGTGGTGGATCTTTCTGGGCTTCAGCCTGAGCTTGCAAGCAACAGGCGACTGGTCTGTGTCACAGTCAGCGCTGTGATAGCTTCTTGTGTGGAGGACACTGCTGAAGTCTGCTCTCCTAGTGATGACGAGGTCTAGCTGGTGCCATTGGTGGGACTGAAGGTGTCTCCAAGACACTTTGTGAAGCTCGTTACACTTAACGTAGCTGTTGGTGATGCAGAGGCCGTGGTGACAGCAGAGTTCAAGCAACCTCTGCCCGTTCTCATTCATCCTACCGATGCCGAAGTGGCTGAGGCAGGTAGGCCATGCTTGCCAGTCGGTCCCAACACGAGCGTTGAAATCGCCCAGCAAATATATGCCTTCAGAACTTGGGATTCCGTGTTTCCTGTTGAGCCTCGTAGAATTGATCCTTGGCTGCCCTCTCCAGTTTGCGCTAAGGCCTGGGAGGGAAGATAAGGAGACACTGGGCTATCCATACGACTGTGTCCAACTCACGGTGTAACTGACTGGGTCCTAGGGAGAGGAAGAACCAACAAAACTTGGGGCTAGTTCCACTACAGAAGCTGCCGGAAGGAAGTGCTGAGCACCTGCCATCCGCCTTAGGGCTCCACTCCAGATTTGTCCTCGAGGTTTACTCCTGAAGCCCTCCTGAGATCAGGTATAGCCGCAAGGCAGCGGAGGTTTGAAATCAGGGTTTACCTTTCCCTACATGGCATGCCTTCACAGGCTAACAGCCCCATACACCCTGGGCAACTGGTTTTAAGGCACCAGTGGCTTCGTCTTCGCCCCTTCTCCTGTCGTTGGTGCCAGTTCCTCACCGCGGAGGCCAGAAGTTGGACTTAGCTGACAGAGGCTCTTAGAGTCGCATGCCACTGGGAACATTTCGAGAGGTTGTGAGAGCCCAGCCTCACAACCCACTTCCCGGttaataaaaatttattttattataaacaCTGGCTGAAATTAACGTGGAACGTgtaaaaagaaactgaaatttACTGATAAGTACGCGTTTGACCAATCATTGATCACAAACTGATTAAGTAAAGCCCCTTAAACTGAATAAGTGAAAACTATCCAATCAATCTTCAGGATTTGAGACCTGCTGAAAATGTCGAACTTATTGAGTTCATATCCAACTTATTAAGTACAGCATTTACTCAACAAGTATGGAAACAGCAAATCAAAAGGTCTTAAGTGACATAATTTTCGTTCTAGAATTTCGTAAGCAGTATTAATAACCTAAAAAAGGCGCAAAATTAAAAGCCGATCAACTTTGAACGCGACAACGACTTGCGATTCTTCAGatattttctgtttcttgaaacggttttcttttaatgttgttttttagCGGTGATATAATACAGCAATAAGAATATTTTATCCACTTACTGATTCCTTTAGCAACAATTATGATTGTAATCTATCGAAACAtttccagtaaaaacaaaaacaaaacagataGATTTTTGGAATGCACGTGTTTAACATTGAAACACTGACGAGCGCCCTTTAAACGATAAAAGATACGAACATTTTGTTTACAGAATCACTCAAAAGCTTTCGCATtacgaaaacaataaaatagaataaaataatcTGGTGGAAATCTGATCCCAAGGAAGCCACATTGGCGGCAGTGAACGTGCAAATACAtagattttcgcgccaaaaataTATCCTTTACTTTCAGGTATGCGTTCTGCTGTATcgatagttttttttgtttccgttTAATTTCCGTGGACGAGTTTCTTGTCTTTTAAGAATACACGCAATCGAACATTGTTGCATGCCTCCAATACAATCTTAAATTTCTTACCCGAACCTCTTCGCATTGATTGCGGCCTACAATAACATCGGATTCTTGTGTGACTAGATTAATCTTCAATGTGTCCCACAAAAAAGTAGTTATTCTTAACACAGCACTTACCTTTTGCAATCACCAAGAGGGCCATCgtggaatttcttctttcttcgtggaatttcttcaatttccgTTCAATTGCCCGTCACTTATTTGTTCAGTAGTGCGCCATTCATTCAAAGCAAGTCGAGATTACCCGGGTCACGCAAGGGTTGCGAAATATCATGTACAGTATCATATTGCAATGTCAAGAGCAATCCATTGTAAAACACCTTTAATTCAAAATGTTCAGCGCTGATTCAGGCTCGGTTCCTTACACTCGTTCTAAAAACGCAAGGCCGTTATGAAATATGTtgacttttttgttttccaaacaagatgtacATGTAGGCAGTTGATTTGGCAAAGAATCTTATTTTGCTTAACACAGCACTCATACCACGTTGTTCACAAATTAGTTAACTCAATGAGTACAACCTGTACTTTTTGAGTTGACTATTATATTTCACTATCCCGCCAAGTTGTTTGTT includes:
- the LOC138034786 gene encoding craniofacial development protein 2-like: MNENGQRLLELCCHHGLCITNSYVKCNELHKVSWRHLQSHQWHQLDLVITRRADFSSVLHTRSYHSADCDTDQSPVACKLRLKPRKIHHGKIKGRPHIKTCGTLDHIKAQSFADRLEEKLAAQPTTSNPDAKWSHLRDAIYDSAKTALSKKDRKNADWFEACWEEMQPVTEAERKAMLAHKQNPSPSTCDALRSARSKAQLTARRCAN